The Populus trichocarpa isolate Nisqually-1 chromosome 2, P.trichocarpa_v4.1, whole genome shotgun sequence genome has a window encoding:
- the LOC7478838 gene encoding probable E3 ubiquitin-protein ligase BAH1-like 1, with product MKFCKKYQEYMQGKENRLPAVDFKKLKKILKKCREDFESHQEHDGQSCPHHCSVCDGTFFPSLLKEMSAVVGCFNERAQKLLELHLASGFRKYFMWFKGKLQKKHVAFIQEGKDLVTYALINAVAVRKILKKYDKIHYSKQGQAFKSKAQSMHIEILHSPWLCELMAFHINLREEKIKSNKVPALFEGCSLNFDDEKPSLSCELFDSVKIDIDLTCSICLDTVFDPVSLTCGHIFCHMCACSAASVTIVDGLKAAEPKEKCPLCRKTGVYEGSLHLEELNILLSRSCHEYWEQRLQTERIERIRQVKEHWESQCRAFVGV from the exons atgaagttTTGCAAGAAATATCAGGAGTACATGCAAGGCAAGGAGAATCGACTACCTGCGGTTGATTTCAAAAAGCTCAAAAAGATATTGAAGAAGTGTAGGGAAGACTTTGAATCGCACCAGGAGCATGATGGCCAATCCTGTCCTCACCATTGTTCTG TGTGCGATGGTACCTTTTTCCCTTCCCTTCTCAAGGAAATGTCAGCGGTAGTTGGTTGCTTCAATGAACGAGCCCAGAAATTGCTTGAGCTGCACCTGGCTTCTGGCTTTCGAAAATACTTCATGTGGTTCAAAGGCAAGttgcaaaaaaaacatgttgccTTTATTCAAGAAGGCAAGGATCTGGTTACCTATGCACTGATCAATGCTGTTGCAGTTCGAAAAATACTAAAGAAATACGACAAG ATCCATTACTCCAAGCAAGGACAGGCTTTCAAGTCAAAAGCTCAAAGTATGCACATTGAGATCCTCCATTCCCCATGGCTTTGTGAGCTTATGGCTTTTCACATCAATCTAAGGGAGGAAAAGATCAAGTCAAACAAGGTCCCTGCCTTATTCGAGGGGTGCTCACTAAATTTTGACGATGAAAAACCATCACTCTCTTGTGAGCTTTTTGACTCCGTCAAGATTGATATTGATTTGACATGTTCTATATGCTTG GATACAGTATTTGATCCAGTTTCACTAACATGTGGCCATATCTTCTGCCATATGTGTGCTTGCTCTGCTGCTTCAGTGACCATTGTTGACGGACTGAAGGCAGCAGAGCCTAAAGAAAAATGCCCTCTTTGCCGGAAG ACTGGAGTTTATGAAGGTTCCCTACACTTGGAAGagcttaatattttattaagcaGAAG TTGCCATGAGTATTGGGAGCAGAGACTTCAAACAGAAAGGATAGAGAGGATTCGGCAGGTGAAGGAGCACTGGGAATCTCAGTGTCGGGCATTCGTGGGTGTCTAG